In one Paenibacillus sp. JQZ6Y-1 genomic region, the following are encoded:
- a CDS encoding GDSL-type esterase/lipase family protein: MGRLALQGVDQGIEVVNTEIDTIRVWDGDREEFVDRAFVAGEDEPLGRLVLYSVGDDVARGCVVVLPGGGYHHRADHEGEAVAKWLNKMGIHAAVLHYRTVSDTDHSSRPDDQAKIDPGLIVAQVEAALRVVQRHGLIAHWNILPERVGLIGFSAGGHLAALAATTGRVKPDVLLLAYPVITLEHTYTHEGSRQQLLGASPSGQQIAQYSAEQRVDAHTPPTFIWSSADDASVPVQNSLLFAQALAAEGIEYELHVFEHGRHGLGLAEQHPYCGTWTMLAEHWLSRHGYGQPVDSLEVTAGKISTPLSPVTTTNEAIRLYIAGDSTAAAKSGIEKPMSGWGEFLGDHFQKQVQVENCAINGRSTRSFITDGRLDYIARQLQAGDYLVIQFGHNDGKIDDPTRYTDPDTDYPAFLRRYIDTARNQGAIPVLLTSVSRRLFLENGQPDPLALERYPEMMRRVADDTNTPLLDLFTASQQLYRQLGEEGSKALFLHLSPEQHPNYPQGVEDNTHFSVYGAQRIAALVIAAIIAHPKLKQLAQWVR, from the coding sequence ATGGGTAGATTGGCTTTGCAAGGCGTTGATCAAGGGATTGAGGTTGTAAATACCGAGATTGATACGATTCGGGTTTGGGATGGGGATCGTGAGGAGTTTGTTGATCGTGCGTTCGTAGCTGGTGAGGATGAGCCATTGGGTCGACTGGTATTGTATTCGGTCGGGGATGATGTGGCGCGGGGGTGTGTGGTTGTTTTGCCGGGTGGTGGGTATCATCATCGGGCAGACCATGAAGGGGAAGCAGTGGCAAAATGGTTGAATAAGATGGGCATTCATGCGGCGGTGCTGCATTATCGAACAGTATCGGATACCGATCATAGCAGTCGTCCTGATGATCAAGCAAAGATTGACCCCGGATTGATTGTAGCACAGGTGGAAGCGGCTTTGCGGGTGGTACAGCGACATGGATTGATAGCACATTGGAATATACTGCCGGAGCGTGTTGGGCTGATTGGATTTTCTGCGGGTGGTCATTTGGCAGCATTGGCTGCGACAACGGGACGTGTGAAGCCGGATGTGTTGTTGCTAGCTTATCCGGTGATTACGCTGGAGCATACTTATACGCATGAAGGGAGTCGACAGCAATTGTTGGGGGCTTCCCCTTCTGGACAACAGATTGCTCAATATTCAGCAGAGCAGCGTGTCGACGCACATACACCGCCAACCTTTATATGGAGTAGTGCAGATGATGCGTCAGTGCCGGTACAGAATAGTCTGCTGTTTGCACAAGCGCTTGCTGCGGAAGGAATTGAGTATGAATTACATGTATTTGAGCATGGTCGGCATGGATTGGGACTTGCAGAGCAGCATCCATATTGCGGCACATGGACGATGCTTGCGGAGCATTGGTTATCTCGGCATGGGTATGGACAGCCTGTAGATAGCTTGGAGGTAACCGCTGGGAAAATAAGTACTCCTCTCTCCCCTGTTACCACGACCAATGAGGCGATTCGACTGTATATTGCTGGCGATTCGACGGCAGCTGCCAAAAGCGGAATCGAAAAGCCGATGAGCGGCTGGGGCGAATTTCTCGGTGATCATTTTCAGAAGCAGGTGCAGGTAGAGAATTGCGCGATCAATGGACGTAGCACACGCTCCTTCATCACCGACGGGCGACTGGATTATATTGCGCGTCAGCTTCAGGCGGGCGACTATCTTGTGATCCAATTTGGACATAATGATGGCAAAATTGATGATCCGACGAGATACACCGATCCAGATACGGACTATCCGGCATTTTTGCGGCGTTATATTGACACTGCACGGAATCAAGGGGCGATTCCGGTCTTGTTAACTTCGGTCAGCCGCCGCCTCTTTCTAGAGAATGGTCAACCTGATCCGTTAGCATTGGAGCGGTATCCAGAGATGATGCGCCGTGTGGCTGACGATACGAACACGCCACTATTGGATCTATTCACTGCCAGTCAGCAGTTATATCGGCAGCTTGGCGAGGAGGGCTCCAAAGCATTATTTTTACACTTGTCGCCGGAACAGCATCCGAATTATCCACAAGGCGTGGAGGACAATACCCACTTCTCTGTATACGGTGCACAGCGCATCGCGGCATTGGTGATTGCTGCCATCATAGCGCATCCAAAGTTGAAACAGCTGGCGCAGTGGGTGCGATAA
- a CDS encoding helix-turn-helix domain-containing protein, whose translation MKRGTMFYKIFIPILVLGIGLSISFGIYIYFSTVRSVTDSIAASKQTYMMQMRNNLEQKIRNIEYAFNTYSTTSSFSDVVKNPITERDFIAYRDVNTQLNYIATMGLDGAQYSLISLAQNWKIANGRLTHLTNAQQQQLYKQYIEGQEQGLFWIKTDAGIRFVNTLPVFSTRKQAIALSDISSQTLDRTLHTEDDSPVFILNRQGDLMYDTGGNENIFANTQVKQLPDLIGADQSTGMLTLHSADRSRVQLIYAKSTYNNWMYFTVLDPKEIAGALQTTRYGLIAIELVLIGLISVVAYGIALYFTKPIQRIRHSLPTTGQVHAGNEIDWILSSINHILTEKQSLETLIQAEQPQLETQLVLNLFRNRIKADELGGQLERLGYTGLDGKTYVVMLVQLDNIGKRSTADRDVLMLAINKIAEELIPAQQRLLPIILNDDTQATILTFANENEQDMRRELLSYAKLMVRSVRDYLKLSISVGISRSYDSLLCSKEACEMSKQALHQRLNLGKESIIFYEDISNVVSGPVLLHYPTEWESRLFDAIRLGDEEQVSATLYPLMAEFMKKSRNTMDLEVMLVRLVNNLIQLEQLLGLEVLMTSGNQALYHRLLSIRNPEEIERILVEQVIFPMVRSMKEKTNEQFRCLSETIADIVRREYDRELSLEMIGDRLHYNPNYLSSIFKKEYGTTFSDYLMSYRLDMAKKWLTETDQTIKEIAERLQYHNPQNFIRSFRKKEQVTPGTYRKMRQMT comes from the coding sequence ATGAAAAGAGGAACGATGTTTTACAAAATATTTATTCCAATTCTGGTATTGGGCATTGGGCTGTCCATTAGCTTTGGCATCTATATTTATTTCAGTACTGTGCGCTCAGTGACCGATAGCATCGCTGCGAGCAAACAAACGTATATGATGCAAATGCGTAACAATTTGGAGCAAAAAATACGCAATATTGAATACGCTTTCAATACATATAGCACAACCAGTTCGTTCAGTGATGTGGTGAAGAATCCGATTACAGAGCGCGATTTTATTGCTTATCGTGATGTGAATACACAGCTCAATTATATCGCTACCATGGGACTGGATGGTGCACAATATTCGTTGATCAGTTTGGCGCAGAATTGGAAAATCGCCAATGGACGACTCACGCACTTGACCAACGCCCAACAGCAGCAGCTGTACAAGCAATATATTGAAGGGCAAGAACAAGGGTTGTTTTGGATCAAAACGGATGCAGGGATTCGCTTTGTCAATACATTACCTGTATTCTCCACACGCAAGCAAGCGATTGCGTTGTCGGACATTTCCAGTCAAACGCTAGATCGAACACTGCATACAGAGGATGATTCGCCAGTCTTTATTTTGAATCGACAGGGCGATCTGATGTATGACACAGGTGGAAATGAGAATATTTTTGCCAATACACAGGTGAAGCAGTTGCCCGATTTGATTGGAGCCGATCAGAGCACGGGGATGCTGACTTTGCATTCGGCGGACCGTTCACGTGTGCAATTGATCTATGCTAAGTCTACGTACAATAATTGGATGTATTTCACAGTACTTGATCCCAAAGAAATCGCTGGTGCGTTGCAAACGACACGTTATGGTCTGATTGCGATTGAACTGGTGCTCATTGGATTGATCAGTGTGGTCGCATATGGGATTGCATTGTATTTTACCAAACCGATTCAGCGTATCCGCCATAGTCTCCCGACGACTGGTCAGGTGCATGCTGGCAATGAAATTGATTGGATTCTGTCGTCGATCAATCATATTTTGACTGAAAAGCAAAGTCTCGAAACGTTGATTCAGGCAGAGCAGCCTCAACTGGAAACCCAGCTCGTGCTCAATCTGTTTCGCAATCGGATCAAAGCCGATGAACTAGGTGGTCAGTTGGAACGATTGGGTTACACCGGGCTGGATGGCAAAACATATGTCGTCATGCTTGTACAGCTCGACAATATCGGTAAACGAAGCACTGCCGACCGTGATGTGCTGATGCTCGCCATCAACAAAATCGCCGAAGAATTAATTCCAGCACAGCAAAGGCTGCTGCCGATTATTCTAAACGATGATACACAGGCGACAATATTAACCTTTGCTAACGAGAATGAGCAGGATATGCGCCGTGAGCTACTATCCTACGCCAAGCTCATGGTACGAAGCGTACGCGACTATCTCAAGCTGTCAATCAGCGTTGGCATTAGTCGTTCGTATGATAGCCTGCTGTGTAGTAAAGAAGCGTGTGAAATGAGCAAACAGGCGCTACATCAGCGGCTCAATCTGGGTAAGGAGTCGATTATCTTTTACGAAGATATTTCTAACGTTGTCTCCGGTCCTGTATTGCTGCATTATCCGACCGAATGGGAATCCCGTTTATTCGATGCGATACGTCTCGGCGATGAAGAACAGGTATCCGCTACCTTGTACCCGCTAATGGCGGAATTCATGAAAAAAAGCCGCAATACCATGGACCTTGAAGTTATGCTCGTGCGGCTTGTGAACAACCTAATCCAGCTGGAACAGCTGCTTGGATTGGAAGTGCTGATGACAAGCGGTAATCAGGCATTGTATCACCGTCTGCTCAGCATCCGCAATCCAGAAGAAATCGAGCGTATTCTCGTCGAACAGGTAATTTTCCCTATGGTACGCAGCATGAAGGAAAAAACCAACGAGCAATTCCGCTGCCTGTCCGAAACCATTGCCGACATTGTACGCCGCGAATACGACCGCGAGCTGTCACTCGAAATGATCGGCGACCGCTTGCACTATAACCCGAACTATCTGAGCAGCATTTTCAAAAAAGAATATGGTACCACCTTCAGCGACTACCTGATGAGCTACCGTCTGGACATGGCGAAAAAGTGGCTCACCGAAACCGATCAAACCATCAAAGAAATCGCCGAGCGTTTGCAATACCATAATCCCCAAAACTTCATCCGCTCGTTCCGCAAAAAAGAACAGGTGACACCGGGAACCTACCGCAAGATGCGTCAAATGACGTAG
- a CDS encoding carbohydrate ABC transporter permease, protein MEQTLRKDTSLGGKLFTIINHTLLILIALACLLPFVNVIASSFASTQEVVSKRFILFPTTFSLDAYRYILSTPTIFKGLGVSIGTTLVGTLVSMALTAFMAYALSRRYLAGRNAINFIVVFSMLFSGGMIPTFLIVKSVGLIDSYWSMILPVAINAFNLIIMRNFFQALPDSLEESAKIDGCNDFGVFFKIMLPLALPSIATISLFYAVTYWNTYMNAILYLNDSGKWPIQVLLRQIVIVSSGMQAEGSSVDVIPPAQTIKMAVIVVATVPMLIAYPFVQKHFTKGALLGAVKG, encoded by the coding sequence ATGGAACAAACATTGCGGAAAGACACTTCACTTGGAGGCAAGCTATTCACCATTATCAATCATACTTTATTGATTCTGATCGCGCTCGCCTGTTTGCTGCCGTTCGTCAACGTCATTGCCAGCTCGTTCGCTTCGACCCAAGAGGTGGTATCCAAACGCTTCATTTTATTTCCGACGACCTTTTCATTAGATGCTTACCGTTATATTCTGTCCACGCCAACGATCTTTAAAGGATTGGGCGTGTCTATCGGCACAACACTGGTCGGTACGCTGGTCAGTATGGCGTTAACCGCCTTCATGGCATATGCCCTGTCCCGCCGTTATCTCGCTGGACGTAATGCCATTAACTTTATCGTCGTGTTCTCCATGCTGTTCAGTGGCGGTATGATCCCAACGTTTCTGATTGTAAAAAGCGTGGGTCTGATCGACTCGTACTGGTCGATGATTCTGCCAGTAGCGATCAACGCCTTCAACCTGATCATCATGCGCAACTTTTTCCAAGCACTGCCGGACAGTTTGGAAGAATCGGCAAAGATCGACGGGTGTAATGACTTTGGTGTGTTTTTCAAAATCATGCTGCCGCTCGCATTGCCTTCGATTGCTACGATCTCGTTGTTCTATGCGGTGACGTATTGGAACACGTATATGAATGCGATTCTATACTTGAACGATTCGGGCAAATGGCCGATTCAGGTATTGCTGCGTCAGATTGTTATCGTTTCGAGCGGAATGCAGGCGGAAGGCAGCTCGGTTGATGTGATTCCTCCGGCGCAGACGATTAAGATGGCGGTTATTGTTGTGGCGACGGTGCCGATGTTGATTGCTTATCCATTTGTGCAGAAGCATTTTACGAAAGGTGCTTTGTTGGGTGCGGTTAAGGGGTGA
- a CDS encoding ABC transporter permease, producing the protein MKMSDAAALELEQEKKAVKKKGGYGIMRNKFLYLMILPGFIYFVIFKYLPMGGLIISFQDYQPYLGISGSPWVGMKHFVRLFTEPTFFMLLSNTLILFALNIVIFFPLPIILALMLNEVRHRYFKNAIQTIIYIPHFMSWVIIVSITYVFLNVDGGVINEMLASIGLPKVSFLTSPEWLRTMYMAQIIWKELGWSTIIYLAAITVVDTQLYEAAEMDGASRWRKTWHVTLPAIRPVIITLLILKIGSTLDLGFEHMYLLLNSLNREVAEIFDTYIYTAGLKNGQLSFSTAVGLFKGLVGLILIMLANRLAKKFGEDGVY; encoded by the coding sequence ATGAAGATGTCCGATGCTGCGGCACTGGAATTGGAACAGGAGAAAAAAGCCGTTAAGAAAAAAGGCGGCTACGGCATTATGCGTAACAAATTTTTGTATCTAATGATTTTGCCGGGCTTTATTTATTTTGTTATTTTTAAGTATTTGCCGATGGGCGGGCTGATTATTTCCTTTCAGGATTACCAGCCATATCTCGGCATCTCAGGTAGTCCGTGGGTAGGCATGAAGCATTTTGTTCGGCTGTTTACAGAACCTACCTTTTTTATGTTATTAAGCAATACGCTCATTTTGTTCGCGCTAAATATAGTGATCTTTTTTCCATTACCGATCATTTTGGCATTGATGCTCAATGAGGTGAGACACCGTTATTTCAAAAATGCAATTCAGACGATTATTTACATTCCGCATTTTATGTCTTGGGTCATTATCGTTTCCATCACATATGTGTTCCTGAATGTAGATGGCGGAGTGATCAATGAGATGTTGGCATCGATTGGATTACCAAAGGTCAGCTTCCTCACATCGCCGGAATGGCTGCGTACGATGTATATGGCACAGATTATTTGGAAAGAGTTGGGCTGGTCGACGATCATTTATCTAGCAGCGATTACAGTAGTGGATACGCAGCTGTACGAAGCGGCTGAGATGGATGGTGCGTCCCGCTGGCGCAAAACATGGCATGTCACGCTGCCAGCAATTCGTCCAGTAATCATCACCTTGCTGATTCTGAAGATCGGTAGCACGCTCGATCTGGGCTTTGAACATATGTATTTGCTGCTTAATTCGCTCAACCGCGAAGTGGCGGAGATTTTTGATACTTACATTTATACCGCTGGTTTGAAAAATGGACAGCTTAGCTTCAGTACCGCAGTTGGCTTGTTCAAAGGCTTGGTCGGTCTAATTCTAATTATGCTGGCAAATCGTCTAGCCAAAAAGTTTGGCGAGGATGGTGTGTATTAA
- a CDS encoding extracellular solute-binding protein, whose product MKRKAGLVLAAALALTTVLSGCGNGSEAEANQTYDPNAKLNFTWLNILHTASPPTDVVKSKLEQYTNSEINFSWVPDASKEERITTALASGQLADMVTITMMTNSTVRNSLKSGLFWDVGPYLDSYDNLKKIPQNVREAASIEGHLYGVPFQKNLARSGLILRKDWLDKLGLKVPTTLDELYNVARAFTEDDPDGNGKNDTVGFGDRSDLRYSSFKTLSSYFGTPNGWAVDESGKFTPEFDTPQYMDTLNYSRKLYENGYLTRDFAVTAKTDQQQQFAQGRTGIYTGMVDIASLENMSQGLQKGMELVPVNKISNGDGQYHIWSEGSGVGGLLAFPKSEVKSEAELKRLLQFVNDLLDKEAFMYMTGGIEGEHYEIDADGAFKIINQDKWQADVQPFAASRPSEVTYKLKDSNPRKEMANELIQENDKYAVLDPTVPLDSQTNNEQGTELQKVITDATFRYIMGEIDEAGFKQAVQSWKDAGGTKITEEYEAAYKAVQSK is encoded by the coding sequence ATGAAAAGAAAAGCGGGTCTGGTATTGGCAGCGGCATTGGCATTAACGACGGTATTGTCAGGGTGTGGCAATGGTAGTGAGGCGGAAGCGAATCAAACGTATGATCCGAATGCCAAGCTGAATTTTACATGGCTGAATATTTTGCACACTGCTTCGCCGCCGACCGATGTGGTCAAGAGCAAGCTGGAGCAGTACACCAATTCGGAGATCAATTTTAGCTGGGTACCGGATGCGTCCAAGGAAGAACGTATTACAACTGCACTCGCTTCCGGTCAGCTGGCGGATATGGTGACGATTACGATGATGACCAATTCCACAGTGCGCAACTCGCTCAAATCGGGTCTGTTCTGGGATGTCGGTCCGTATCTCGACAGCTACGACAATCTGAAAAAGATTCCGCAAAATGTGCGTGAGGCTGCTTCGATTGAAGGGCATCTGTACGGTGTTCCTTTTCAAAAAAATCTGGCTCGCTCCGGTCTAATTCTACGCAAGGACTGGCTGGATAAGCTTGGGCTAAAGGTACCGACAACGCTGGATGAACTGTACAACGTGGCGCGTGCCTTTACCGAGGATGATCCAGATGGCAACGGCAAAAATGATACCGTTGGCTTCGGTGATCGCTCCGATCTGCGGTATAGCAGCTTCAAGACGCTTAGCTCATACTTTGGTACGCCAAACGGCTGGGCAGTGGATGAGAGCGGCAAGTTCACACCGGAGTTCGACACACCGCAATATATGGACACGCTCAACTATTCGCGCAAGCTGTATGAAAATGGCTACCTGACCCGCGACTTTGCGGTTACTGCGAAGACGGATCAGCAGCAGCAATTTGCACAAGGACGCACAGGCATTTATACCGGTATGGTTGACATTGCCAGTTTGGAAAATATGTCACAAGGTTTGCAGAAGGGCATGGAGCTCGTGCCAGTCAACAAAATCTCCAATGGTGATGGACAGTACCATATCTGGTCCGAAGGCAGCGGTGTCGGCGGATTACTCGCTTTTCCCAAATCCGAGGTAAAGTCCGAGGCTGAGCTGAAGCGACTGCTGCAATTTGTGAATGATTTGCTGGATAAGGAAGCGTTCATGTATATGACCGGTGGTATTGAAGGCGAGCATTATGAGATTGATGCAGACGGTGCATTTAAGATTATCAATCAGGATAAATGGCAAGCTGATGTGCAGCCATTTGCCGCATCTCGTCCAAGCGAGGTTACCTATAAGCTCAAGGATTCCAATCCGCGCAAAGAGATGGCGAATGAGCTCATTCAGGAAAATGACAAATACGCTGTGCTTGATCCAACCGTACCGCTCGATTCGCAAACGAATAATGAGCAGGGAACCGAGCTGCAAAAGGTGATCACCGATGCGACGTTCCGCTACATTATGGGTGAGATCGACGAGGCAGGCTTTAAGCAAGCAGTACAAAGCTGGAAGGACGCAGGCGGCACTAAAATCACGGAAGAATATGAAGCCGCTTACAAAGCAGTGCAGAGTAAATAA
- a CDS encoding extracellular solute-binding protein yields the protein MKKASQHVIKKAAAIVISSAFLLTACGGQSSSSGEYDANSKVDISWLNILHTASPPTDTILDKLEEKTNSDITFSWIPDASKEERINTALASDSLADIVTLTMLDNSSVRNSLKSGLFWDVEPYLKEFPNLAKISPETIKSASIGGKLYGIPFQKDLARNGVTIRKDWLDKLGLKVPKTTDELMEVAKAFTEKDPDGNGQNDTTGFVDRNDLIYGAFKTLGSYFGTPNNWQVSSDGKMTPEFMTDGYMKTMDYMKELYDNGYINKDFAVTAKTDQQQKFAQGKAGIYVGALFDSKNLLNMAKGLQDNMELVMVNDITSTGNEKDRAIWAANNGIGGLLAFPRTEVKDEAQLKRILQFVNDLLDEDSYALMTYGIKGTHYTVDDKDAATITNTDLWQQEVQPFAASRPKESGYQIHDADPLKQEADKLIKENADYAVLNPAYALDSETYNTQGSELQKIITDATYKYILGEIDRDGFNQAVENWKNSGGSSIITEYEAAYQQVDKS from the coding sequence ATGAAAAAAGCTTCACAGCATGTTATCAAAAAAGCAGCTGCAATCGTAATCAGTAGTGCGTTCCTGTTGACTGCCTGTGGTGGTCAAAGCAGCTCTTCCGGCGAATACGATGCTAATTCCAAAGTGGATATTAGCTGGCTCAACATTTTGCATACGGCTTCCCCACCAACGGATACGATACTGGACAAGCTGGAGGAGAAGACCAATTCGGATATTACCTTCTCATGGATTCCAGACGCGTCCAAGGAGGAGCGCATCAACACTGCGCTTGCCTCCGACTCATTGGCGGATATTGTAACACTGACGATGCTGGACAATTCGTCAGTGCGCAACTCGCTCAAATCCGGTCTGTTCTGGGATGTAGAGCCGTATTTGAAGGAGTTCCCGAATCTGGCGAAGATCTCACCGGAAACGATCAAATCCGCATCGATCGGTGGCAAGCTATACGGCATTCCTTTTCAAAAGGATCTAGCGCGGAATGGTGTCACCATTCGCAAGGATTGGCTCGATAAGCTCGGCTTGAAAGTGCCGAAGACGACGGATGAACTGATGGAAGTTGCCAAGGCATTTACAGAAAAGGACCCAGACGGTAACGGTCAAAACGATACGACTGGCTTTGTGGATCGTAACGATCTGATCTACGGTGCATTCAAAACGCTTGGCTCCTACTTTGGCACGCCGAACAACTGGCAGGTCAGCTCCGACGGCAAGATGACGCCAGAATTTATGACTGACGGTTATATGAAGACAATGGATTATATGAAGGAACTGTATGACAACGGCTATATCAATAAGGATTTTGCTGTAACCGCCAAAACGGATCAGCAGCAAAAGTTTGCGCAGGGAAAAGCAGGCATTTATGTCGGCGCTCTGTTCGATAGCAAAAATCTACTCAACATGGCAAAAGGCTTGCAGGACAATATGGAGCTGGTCATGGTCAACGACATCACATCGACTGGTAATGAAAAGGATCGGGCAATCTGGGCAGCCAACAACGGCATCGGCGGCTTACTGGCATTCCCTCGTACCGAAGTGAAGGATGAAGCACAGCTAAAACGCATTTTGCAATTCGTAAACGATCTGCTGGATGAGGATTCATACGCGCTGATGACCTACGGTATCAAAGGCACACATTATACCGTAGATGACAAGGATGCTGCGACGATTACCAATACCGATCTGTGGCAGCAAGAGGTGCAGCCATTTGCAGCAAGTCGTCCGAAGGAAAGCGGCTATCAAATCCACGACGCTGATCCACTCAAGCAGGAAGCGGATAAGCTGATCAAGGAAAATGCCGACTATGCTGTGCTCAATCCGGCATATGCACTTGATTCGGAAACGTACAATACGCAAGGATCGGAACTGCAAAAGATCATTACCGATGCCACATACAAATACATTTTGGGCGAAATTGATCGCGACGGCTTCAATCAAGCGGTCGAAAATTGGAAAAACTCCGGCGGTAGCAGCATCATTACGGAATATGAAGCTGCGTATCAGCAGGTCGACAAATCATAG
- a CDS encoding glycoside hydrolase family 88/105 protein — translation MNNWDQQSQWAIRTAKSIMERQPYLHEDRVHHGKWSYDYGVILKGFQLLWQQTGDPVYVDYIRHNMDYFVQEDGSIRGYAVDEYNIDHINNGKLLFMLHNKTGEEKYRKAADLLRQQLQSHPRTSEGAFWHKQIYPYQIWLDGLYMGSPFYLEYALTYGDAADVDDVTKQFILCERHTKDSQTGLLYHAWDEKRQQPWCNADTGLSENFWGRSLGWFVMALVDVLEILPVEHAHYEELERMLNDTLTAIRQYQDEETGVWYQVLDQGKRKGNYLEASATAMFVYAISKGIRLGVLEPEWLKTADWAYAGMISEFVLETKEGWINYNKNCQVAGLGGADQRDGTFAYYISEPIVTNDQKGLGAFLQACAEYEHLSQERSSTSDIQRDSVSSISEAKEQRT, via the coding sequence ATGAACAATTGGGATCAGCAATCACAATGGGCGATACGAACGGCAAAGTCGATTATGGAGCGCCAGCCTTATCTGCACGAGGATCGGGTGCATCATGGCAAGTGGTCATATGATTACGGGGTAATTTTGAAAGGATTTCAGCTATTGTGGCAACAAACGGGTGATCCGGTGTATGTGGATTATATTCGCCATAATATGGATTATTTTGTACAGGAAGATGGCAGTATTCGCGGATACGCAGTGGATGAATATAATATCGACCATATCAATAACGGAAAGCTGCTCTTTATGCTGCATAACAAAACGGGAGAAGAGAAGTACCGCAAAGCCGCCGATTTGCTACGGCAGCAGCTGCAATCCCATCCACGTACATCGGAAGGCGCATTCTGGCACAAGCAGATTTATCCATATCAAATCTGGCTGGATGGCTTATATATGGGTTCGCCTTTTTATCTGGAATATGCGCTGACCTATGGCGATGCCGCCGATGTGGATGATGTGACCAAGCAGTTTATTCTGTGTGAGCGTCATACTAAGGATTCACAAACCGGTCTGTTGTATCACGCATGGGACGAGAAGCGGCAGCAGCCTTGGTGTAATGCGGATACTGGATTGTCAGAGAATTTCTGGGGACGTTCGCTCGGCTGGTTCGTGATGGCGCTGGTGGATGTACTGGAGATTCTGCCTGTGGAGCATGCGCATTATGAGGAATTGGAACGCATGTTAAACGATACGCTCACTGCGATTCGGCAGTATCAGGATGAAGAAACGGGCGTCTGGTATCAGGTGCTGGATCAAGGCAAACGCAAGGGTAATTATTTGGAAGCATCTGCAACGGCGATGTTCGTCTATGCGATCAGCAAAGGCATTCGTCTTGGTGTACTAGAGCCAGAATGGTTGAAAACCGCCGACTGGGCATACGCTGGCATGATCTCTGAATTTGTACTGGAAACGAAGGAAGGCTGGATTAACTACAACAAAAACTGTCAGGTTGCCGGGCTGGGCGGCGCCGATCAACGGGATGGCACCTTTGCCTATTATATTAGCGAGCCGATTGTGACGAATGACCAGAAGGGATTGGGTGCATTTCTACAAGCATGTGCCGAATACGAGCATCTGAGTCAGGAGCGTTCATCGACATCGGATATACAACGGGATTCGGTATCGTCGATTTCAGAAGCAAAGGAGCAACGCACATGA